A genomic region of Cannabis sativa cultivar Pink pepper isolate KNU-18-1 chromosome 1, ASM2916894v1, whole genome shotgun sequence contains the following coding sequences:
- the LOC115707958 gene encoding shikimate O-hydroxycinnamoyltransferase, translating into MHNKSFIGRERVHTFQGKKRDMEIIINVKERSMVKPSEKTPRRRLWLSVLDQINNLTHNSVIYFFRSSSSNNNNNFFDANILKHSLSKVLVPFYPIAGRLVRPTQVHGGGPGHHPRTEIDCNDEGVLFVTAETTAVIDDFGDFAPTPQLRRLTPTVDYSLGISSYPLLLIQVTYFKCGGVSIGFGFEHHVVDGPSCFHFIESWSRITRGLEMTILPFLDRTLLKSRNPPKPTFQPIEYHNNNQDIINTSNISNIPIIGSTFKITKEQLNTLKAKAEEKDSTNNNNNNNNNNNNNMMMIKASSYVTLSAHIWKCVCLARDSDNNKISTLFLPVNGRFSRRLVEPQIPVGYFGNVIFASVAKAKVSDLKTKPLSYAVNCINQSVKRMDNDRLRSNIDYLELHPNLASVRRGAHTYMNPNLGIISWVRLINYEVDFGWGQPIYVGPGGTMLEGKSYVLPSRNDDGSLLVGIALQPQHMKTFEKLFYHNFNNNNNLAKHIIPSTL; encoded by the exons ATGCATAACAAATCTTTTATAGGTAGAGAAAGAGTGCACACATTTCAAGGCAAGAAAAGAGATATGGAGATAATAATAAACGTGAAGGAGAGGAGTATGGTGAAGCCATCGGAGAAAACTCCACGCCGGCGGCTTTGGCTCTCAGTTTTGGACCAGATTAACAACCTAACTCATAATTCAGTCATCTACTTCTTCAGATCATCATCgtcaaataataacaataacttTTTTGATGCTAATATTCTCAAACACTCTCTTAGTAAGGTTCTTGTCCCCTTTTATCCCATTGCGGGTCGCTTGGTGCGGCCCACCCAGGTCCACGGAGGTGGCCCAGGCCACCATCCGCGGACTGAGATTGATTGCAACGATGAAGGTGTCCTCTTTGTCACGGCGGAGACCACCGCTGTCATCGATGACTTTGGTGATTTCGCTCCTACGCCACAACTCCGGAGACTCACTCCAACTGTTGACTATTCTCTTGGAATTTCTTCTTATCCCTTGCTCTTAATTCAG gttACTTATTTCAAATGTGGTGGAGTATCAATTGGGTTTGGTTTTGAACATCATGTAGTAGATGGACCTTCATGTTTTCATTTTATTGAATCATGGTCTAGAATTACTCGCGGACTGgaaatgactattttaccctttcTAGATAGAACATTACTAAAATCTCGAAACCCACCTAAACCCACATTTCAACCCATTGAATACCACAACAACAACCAAGACATAATAAATACTAGTAATATTTCTAACATACCTATTATAGGTTCCACTTTCAAAATCACAAAAGAGCAACTAAACACCCTTAAAGCCAAGGCAGAAGAAAAAGAtagtactaataataataataataataataataataataataataatatgatgatGATCAAAGCTAGTAGTTATGTGACTTTATCAGCTCATATTTGGAAATGTGTTTGCCTAGCACGTGATAGTGATAACAACAAAATCAGTACTCTATTCCTCCCAGTCAATGGAAGATTCTCTAGAAGATTAGTGGAACCCCAAATTCCAGTTGGTTACTTTGGTAATGTGATATTTGCAAGTGTAGCAAAGGCTAAGGTAAGTGATCTCAAAACAAAGCCACTTTCTTATGCTGTAAATTGTATCAATCAAAGTGTGAAGAGAATGGACAATGATCGCTTAAGATCAAATATTGATTATTTGGAACTTCATCCCAATTTGGCTTCAGTTAGACGTGGGGCCCACACATATATGAATCCAAATCTTGGGATTATTAGTTGGGTTAGATTGATAAATTATGAGGTTGACTTTGGATGGGGTCAACCTATTTATGTTGGACCTGGTGGAACAATGTTGGAAGGAAAATCGTATGTTTTACCTTCTCGAAATGATGATGGGAGTTTATTAGTGGGCATAGCTCTCCAACCACAACACATGAAAACCTTTGAGAAGCTCTTTTATCACAAtttcaacaacaataataatcttGCTAAACATATTATCCCATCTActttatga